The Pediococcus inopinatus genome has a window encoding:
- a CDS encoding FAD:protein FMN transferase: protein MEMHSKRIKGHTMLSFVYHTMSTVFTSQIVLDETAEKPALLTKIEHFQNLLEVYLEQINTRFSPYLADSEVSRYNRGEITALTMSPDLYFVFASSLAAKLATHDAFDANYNGEFEPSGFVKGWSIEVGFSKFLVPLFQFPSVQAVNLIGGGDMQMETREQSDWVFDIGIVDPTDRYSIIKTVQLKTGAIATSGISERGHHIKGAVDDILQTTVIGQALQEVDVWATALMVNPDLALPDNLSGFIFTRQEGETHAKIS, encoded by the coding sequence ATGGAAATGCATTCTAAGCGTATCAAAGGGCATACCATGTTGAGTTTTGTGTATCACACAATGAGCACGGTTTTTACTAGCCAAATTGTTTTGGATGAGACAGCCGAGAAGCCGGCGTTGCTCACTAAAATAGAACACTTTCAAAATCTGTTAGAAGTATATTTAGAGCAAATCAATACCCGTTTTTCACCGTATTTAGCTGATTCTGAGGTCAGTCGCTATAATCGTGGTGAGATCACGGCCCTGACGATGTCGCCAGATCTTTATTTCGTCTTTGCCTCAAGTTTAGCAGCTAAGTTAGCAACGCATGATGCTTTTGATGCCAACTACAATGGTGAATTTGAACCCTCTGGTTTTGTGAAGGGCTGGTCGATTGAAGTTGGCTTTTCAAAATTCCTTGTGCCCCTATTCCAATTTCCCAGTGTACAAGCGGTGAACTTGATCGGTGGGGGTGATATGCAGATGGAGACCCGGGAGCAATCGGACTGGGTATTTGACATCGGCATTGTTGATCCGACCGATCGTTATAGCATTATTAAGACGGTCCAGCTAAAAACCGGGGCGATTGCCACATCGGGCATTTCTGAACGGGGGCACCATATTAAGGGAGCTGTCGACGATATCCTACAAACAACGGTGATTGGCCAAGCGCTCCAGGAAGTTGATGTGTGGGCGACGGCCTTAATGGTGAATCCTGACCTAGCACTACCTGACAATTTAAGTGGGTTTATTTTTACAAGACAAGAGGGCGAAACACATGCTAAAATCTCATAA
- a CDS encoding FAD-binding oxidoreductase: MLKSHKYWLGLFWMAAIFVLPLPLIQTLSQGMQNTINMSNLFASQIGIIAYVWMLFAIAISIKPKWIDKLIGLPEMYFVHGILGVSAIVLAFTHKMMLQSSGLIKQTGDIALIIFIGIAAYSIFFMSGWLTSRSKVLRKIKTTIEKILSYEVSVWLHRLNIVATLLVFAHVILIPYIVTITPFMTLFFVYSGVTAVMYLYYHFGKPLLARHGQLIANKKLAHSVTELVIRLNKNAQIHPGDFVYISFPEVDGFKEMHPFSILRYDQAQRELVFAIRNWGDFTAKLDKIPVGAKVKIDGSYGRLSESIKENEGKHLVFIGSGVGSVPLISLTRSLIDKHKVSFIRVASKQEDLIYESDLQDLAVKKPNLDYASQVGRLKENQVKTIVAKNRNSFYIVGGSTPMMVGTMKLLQDAGVRKADIYGEKFNF; the protein is encoded by the coding sequence ATGCTAAAATCTCATAAATATTGGCTCGGACTTTTCTGGATGGCAGCTATTTTTGTCTTGCCACTACCGTTAATCCAGACCCTATCACAGGGGATGCAAAACACAATCAATATGTCAAATCTATTCGCTTCACAAATTGGGATCATCGCGTACGTCTGGATGCTTTTTGCCATTGCTATTTCCATCAAACCGAAGTGGATTGACAAATTGATCGGTTTGCCAGAGATGTATTTTGTCCATGGTATCCTGGGTGTCAGTGCGATTGTCTTGGCTTTTACACACAAAATGATGTTGCAATCCTCAGGGTTAATTAAACAGACTGGTGATATCGCTTTAATCATCTTTATTGGGATTGCGGCCTACTCAATTTTCTTCATGTCGGGTTGGTTAACATCAAGAAGTAAAGTGCTCCGAAAGATCAAGACAACCATTGAAAAGATTTTGAGCTATGAAGTCTCGGTATGGCTCCATCGTTTAAATATTGTGGCCACGTTGTTAGTGTTTGCACACGTTATTTTAATACCCTACATTGTGACGATCACGCCATTCATGACATTGTTCTTTGTCTACTCAGGTGTGACCGCGGTGATGTATCTGTATTATCACTTTGGTAAGCCGCTCCTCGCGAGACATGGGCAACTCATCGCCAATAAAAAGTTGGCCCATTCTGTAACTGAGTTGGTCATCCGTCTTAATAAAAATGCGCAGATTCATCCGGGTGATTTTGTCTATATTTCATTTCCAGAAGTTGATGGTTTTAAAGAGATGCACCCATTTTCAATTTTGCGCTATGACCAGGCGCAGCGAGAATTGGTTTTTGCCATCCGTAATTGGGGTGATTTTACCGCAAAGTTAGACAAAATACCAGTGGGTGCCAAGGTCAAGATTGATGGCTCTTATGGGCGATTGTCAGAATCGATTAAGGAAAATGAAGGCAAGCATTTAGTCTTTATCGGCTCAGGGGTGGGATCGGTCCCACTGATTTCACTCACCAGGTCGCTGATCGATAAGCACAAGGTGTCCTTTATCCGTGTGGCGTCGAAACAAGAAGATTTAATCTATGAGAGTGATTTGCAGGATTTAGCGGTGAAAAAACCTAATCTAGATTATGCATCGCAAGTGGGACGCTTAAAAGAAAATCAAGTCAAAACGATTGTTGCTAAAAATCGCAATTCCTTCTATATTGTGGGTGGTTCAACGCCAATGATGGTCGGCACGATGAAGTTGCTCCAAGATGCAGGTGTTCGTAAAGCTGACATCTATGGTGAGAAGTTTAATTTCTAA